A genome region from Candidatus Manganitrophus noduliformans includes the following:
- a CDS encoding BON domain-containing protein: MKRTVWVVLIVALFLNGCGAKNRRAEAPPRNEAIESKIQSRLKGDPLTAAWQIRPKLEGDTVVLTGLVDREEERERAEELTRSVVGELRRIDNRLMLTSEVILDNSIVAKLKTDLITDPVTRQADIDVTSRKGIVVLEGEVESREQRRQAEALAKDVSGVKQVENKLKVQG, from the coding sequence ATGAAGAGAACGGTGTGGGTTGTCTTGATCGTTGCGCTTTTTTTGAATGGTTGTGGCGCGAAAAATCGCCGCGCGGAGGCCCCTCCGCGGAACGAGGCGATTGAATCGAAGATTCAGAGCAGATTGAAAGGGGATCCCCTCACGGCGGCTTGGCAGATCCGACCGAAGCTGGAGGGGGATACCGTCGTCCTGACCGGTCTGGTCGACCGCGAGGAAGAGCGGGAGCGGGCGGAGGAGTTGACGCGGTCTGTTGTGGGCGAGCTTCGAAGAATCGACAACCGATTGATGCTCACCAGCGAGGTGATCCTGGACAATTCCATTGTCGCCAAACTGAAGACCGACCTCATCACCGATCCGGTGACTCGTCAGGCCGATATCGATGTGACCAGCCGCAAAGGGATCGTGGTCCTGGAAGGAGAGGTTGAATCAAGGGAGCAGCGGCGTCAGGCCGAAGCGTTGGCGAAGGACGTCTCCGGCGTCAAACAGGTAGAGAATAAACTAAAAGTGCAGGGGTAA
- a CDS encoding NAD(P)/FAD-dependent oxidoreductase, whose protein sequence is MTDYDVIVVGLGPAGAIAAYELSRRGHRVLALERSSLPRGKICGGALTVRAAALIPFDISGEIEQTIQGIRFDFCGKDPFMIETPEPVASTVSRDRFDYLLASKAEAAGAVLCDETEVVEWTEEDGEIAVRTRHDGWRCRYLIGADGLNGLIRRGGGLPGEGAVGVESEIPYQGEAHEDHSLIRIDLGSAPHGFGWRLPKRDHHATGVSGADRKVKSAGELYGQFIENQGILKEASGQPVSVFQRASISEGTPLHEGGVLWVGDAAGLIDPLSGDGLYYALLTGLIAAEVISNNLKGTGEGLSAYTARVRAETAEEFKAARRFARLFHKWPETSYRFLQSHKWIAELYFEVLRGRERYGHIWPVVRREWLRFAWKYWLTPRRSQTQPLRQTALGTFWRKGSELLFHRGADRTLHPERRAHRRA, encoded by the coding sequence ATGACCGATTATGATGTCATTGTGGTCGGCCTCGGTCCGGCCGGGGCCATCGCTGCGTATGAGCTGAGCCGTCGGGGACACCGGGTTTTAGCGCTGGAGCGATCGTCTCTCCCTCGGGGGAAGATCTGCGGGGGGGCCCTGACGGTTCGGGCCGCCGCGTTGATCCCTTTCGATATCAGCGGTGAGATCGAGCAGACGATCCAGGGGATTCGTTTTGATTTTTGCGGGAAGGATCCTTTCATGATCGAAACGCCCGAGCCGGTCGCCTCGACGGTGTCGCGCGACCGATTCGACTACCTTTTGGCCTCGAAGGCGGAAGCGGCGGGAGCGGTCCTTTGCGACGAGACCGAGGTGGTCGAGTGGACGGAGGAGGACGGCGAGATCGCGGTCCGGACCCGGCACGACGGCTGGCGTTGCCGCTACTTGATCGGCGCGGACGGCCTCAACGGCCTGATCCGGCGCGGCGGAGGGCTGCCGGGCGAAGGGGCGGTCGGCGTGGAGAGCGAGATTCCGTATCAGGGGGAAGCGCATGAGGATCACAGCCTCATTCGGATCGATCTCGGATCGGCCCCGCACGGCTTCGGCTGGCGTCTCCCGAAGCGGGATCATCACGCGACAGGCGTTTCCGGCGCGGACCGAAAGGTCAAAAGCGCCGGAGAGCTCTACGGCCAGTTCATCGAAAATCAGGGAATCCTCAAAGAGGCGTCGGGACAACCGGTGAGCGTTTTCCAACGGGCTTCCATCAGCGAGGGGACGCCGCTTCACGAGGGAGGGGTCCTCTGGGTCGGGGACGCCGCCGGCCTGATCGATCCCCTTTCCGGGGACGGACTTTACTATGCCCTCCTGACCGGCCTGATCGCGGCGGAGGTGATCTCGAATAACCTGAAGGGGACCGGAGAGGGCTTGTCGGCTTATACCGCGCGGGTCCGGGCCGAGACGGCGGAAGAGTTCAAGGCCGCCCGCCGATTTGCGCGCCTCTTCCACAAATGGCCGGAGACGAGCTACCGATTCCTTCAGAGCCACAAGTGGATCGCCGAGCTTTACTTCGAGGTCCTCCGGGGGCGGGAGCGGTACGGTCACATCTGGCCGGTGGTCCGAAGGGAGTGGCTTCGGTTTGCCTGGAAATACTGGCTGACGCCGAGACGGTCTCAGACCCAACCCCTCCGGCAGACGGCGCTCGGGACCTTTTGGAGAAAAGGGAGCGAGCTTCTTTTCCACCGCGGGGCCGACCGCACGCTTCATCCGGAGCGGCGGGCTCACCGGCGGGCGTGA
- a CDS encoding cupin domain-containing protein, protein MSAKIVLPTDNESFDFGGLGVLWKVDGQETGQRFSIIHHPIAPRALAAPLHYHHQEDELCYVLKGTLGAKLGDDIVTARQGTWVFKPRGQWHAFWNAEETPCEIIEIISPAGFENYFREVAATWGNLAKFEEINRKYDLDMDFDSIPKLCERFALTFPQL, encoded by the coding sequence ATGAGCGCTAAGATTGTTCTGCCTACGGATAATGAAAGCTTCGACTTCGGCGGCCTCGGGGTGCTCTGGAAGGTGGACGGACAGGAAACCGGCCAGCGCTTCTCCATCATTCACCATCCGATCGCCCCCCGCGCGCTGGCCGCGCCGCTTCACTACCATCACCAGGAGGATGAGCTCTGCTACGTCTTGAAGGGGACGCTCGGCGCGAAGCTGGGGGACGACATCGTCACCGCCCGACAGGGGACGTGGGTTTTCAAACCCCGCGGACAGTGGCACGCATTCTGGAACGCGGAGGAGACCCCTTGCGAGATCATCGAAATCATCTCGCCGGCCGGCTTCGAGAACTACTTCAGGGAGGTGGCCGCGACCTGGGGCAACCTCGCGAAATTCGAGGAGATCAACAGGAAGTACGACCTCGACATGGACTTCGACAGCATTCCGAAGCTCTGCGAGCGCTTCGCCCTGACGTTCCCTCAGCTCTGA
- a CDS encoding pirin family protein: MSKKDATAPKEIPSENNRPYLILRPEEHAVLGESEFGTPGLRAVESIGPFTEIQASGPLITVHDATVAPHLGIGHHPHRFNERLFYIEQGELDHDDAWNNIHGHIGPADVGQFTEGRRGMLHSEWNNGDLPTRAYILVYSTDPVPEETAFHVLKDDEAPRYGEGRGVETKELVGGKSPLRVHGDLRRFTDSRLEPGAELSLPLAAGEGGLISVREGRVRLGGEVLPVGETVIVPPADAPGTLRLRADAPSRVIRVVYGPGHGFVRAAPRYRTRTRA, from the coding sequence ATGTCTAAAAAAGATGCAACCGCTCCGAAAGAGATTCCGAGCGAAAACAACCGCCCCTACCTCATCCTCCGCCCCGAAGAGCATGCCGTTCTCGGCGAGAGCGAGTTCGGGACGCCCGGCCTTCGCGCCGTCGAGTCGATCGGCCCCTTTACCGAAATCCAAGCCTCCGGCCCGCTCATCACCGTGCACGACGCCACCGTAGCGCCGCACCTCGGCATCGGACATCACCCGCACCGGTTCAACGAGCGGCTCTTCTACATCGAGCAGGGGGAGCTCGACCATGACGACGCATGGAACAACATCCATGGTCATATCGGCCCCGCCGACGTCGGTCAGTTTACCGAGGGGAGGCGCGGGATGCTCCACTCCGAGTGGAACAACGGCGACCTTCCCACGCGCGCCTATATCCTCGTCTACAGTACCGATCCGGTCCCGGAGGAAACCGCTTTTCATGTCCTGAAAGACGACGAAGCGCCTCGCTATGGCGAGGGACGCGGTGTCGAGACGAAAGAGCTGGTCGGCGGAAAATCGCCGCTTCGCGTACACGGCGACCTCCGCCGCTTCACCGACTCGCGCCTCGAACCCGGCGCCGAGTTAAGCCTGCCGCTGGCGGCCGGCGAAGGGGGTCTCATCAGCGTGCGGGAAGGGCGGGTCCGCCTCGGCGGCGAAGTGCTGCCGGTCGGCGAAACGGTGATCGTTCCCCCCGCCGACGCGCCCGGCACGCTGCGGCTTCGAGCCGACGCGCCGAGCCGCGTGATCCGCGTCGTCTACGGTCCCGGCCACGGATTCGTCCGCGCCGCCCCCCGCTATCGGACCCGCACCCGCGCTTGA
- a CDS encoding VOC family protein, whose translation MSIPKITPCLWFDNQAEAAAKFYTSVFKKGKIGKITRFGKEGFEIHGRPEGSVMTVEFEINGQPFTALNGGPVFKFNEAISLQVPCETQEEIDYYWDKLSEGGEKSQCGWLKDKYGLSWQVFPKGIDEWVGDPNSEKSQRAMKAMLQMEKIDITKLKQAYEEKGTR comes from the coding sequence ATGTCTATTCCGAAAATTACCCCCTGTTTGTGGTTCGATAACCAGGCCGAAGCGGCGGCGAAGTTTTACACCTCCGTCTTCAAAAAGGGAAAGATCGGAAAAATCACCCGCTTCGGAAAAGAGGGTTTCGAGATCCACGGAAGGCCGGAGGGATCGGTGATGACCGTGGAGTTTGAGATCAACGGCCAGCCGTTCACCGCGCTCAACGGCGGCCCGGTCTTCAAATTCAACGAGGCGATTTCGCTTCAAGTGCCATGCGAGACGCAGGAAGAGATCGACTACTATTGGGACAAACTTTCCGAAGGGGGAGAAAAATCACAGTGCGGCTGGCTCAAAGACAAATACGGCCTCTCCTGGCAGGTCTTTCCGAAGGGGATAGACGAATGGGTCGGCGATCCCAACTCCGAAAAATCGCAGCGCGCAATGAAAGCGATGCTTCAAATGGAGAAGATCGACATCACGAAACTCAAGCAGGCCTACGAAGAAAAGGGCACAAGATAG
- a CDS encoding SRPBCC family protein has translation MSKNTVRLHRVLRSTPERIYRAFLDPDAMAKWLPPNGFTGKVHHLEAKVGGTYKMSFKNFTTGHGHSFGGEYLELVPNERIVHTDKFDDPNLPGEMKVTISLKPVSVGTEMNIIQEGIPDVIPLEACYLGWQESLTLLAKLVEAEITE, from the coding sequence ATGTCTAAAAATACTGTCCGACTTCACCGGGTCCTCCGTTCCACCCCGGAAAGAATCTATCGGGCGTTCCTCGACCCCGATGCAATGGCCAAATGGCTGCCGCCGAACGGATTCACCGGCAAGGTTCATCATCTGGAGGCCAAGGTAGGCGGCACCTACAAGATGTCGTTCAAGAACTTCACCACCGGCCACGGCCACTCGTTCGGCGGGGAGTATCTTGAATTGGTGCCAAATGAACGGATTGTCCACACCGACAAATTCGACGATCCGAATTTACCGGGAGAAATGAAGGTGACGATCTCATTGAAGCCGGTTTCCGTCGGAACGGAGATGAACATCATCCAAGAAGGGATCCCCGACGTCATTCCGCTGGAGGCCTGCTATCTCGGCTGGCAAGAATCGCTCACGTTACTTGCAAAACTGGTCGAGGCGGAGATTACAGAGTAA
- a CDS encoding MoaD/ThiS family protein: MIRVGLPYHLRNLARVDAEVQLQVDGPVTQRTVLNALEARYPMLAGTIRDHVTQKRRPFLRFFACGEDLSLESPDAPLPDKVAAGEEPFLIIGAIAGG; this comes from the coding sequence ATGATCCGCGTCGGGCTCCCCTATCATCTGCGAAACCTGGCGCGGGTCGATGCGGAGGTCCAACTCCAGGTCGACGGCCCGGTCACCCAACGGACCGTGCTGAATGCGCTCGAAGCACGCTACCCGATGCTGGCCGGGACGATTCGCGACCATGTCACGCAAAAGCGCCGGCCGTTTCTCCGGTTCTTTGCCTGCGGAGAAGATCTCTCGCTGGAATCTCCCGACGCCCCGCTCCCCGACAAGGTGGCGGCCGGAGAAGAGCCGTTTCTCATCATCGGCGCCATCGCAGGAGGGTGA
- a CDS encoding WD40/YVTN/BNR-like repeat-containing protein, producing the protein MSRVRVLVGTRKGAFILNSDGKRAKWEVSGPFFAGWEIYHMKGSPADPNRIYVSQTSSWFGQIIQRSDDGGKTWHQPGLKPGEPTTTPEGMPMAESNKFVYDTSPETGKPLTTHQWYDGTQHPWEFKRVWHLEPSLNDPNTVYAGVEDAALFRTTDGGQSWHELAGLRGHGTGPQWSPGAGGMGLHTILLDQKNPNRIYIAISAAGVFRTDDAGKTWKPINKGLTSQYIPDPKAEIGHCVHRIAMHPSRPDVLYMQKHWDVLRSDNAGELWQEVSGNLPTDFGFVVDVHAHEPNTIYVVPIKSDSEHFPLEGKLRVYRSRNGGNEWEALTKGLPQSNCYVNVLRDAMAVDSLDSCGIYFGTTGGQVYVSPDGGENWSAIVHDLPAVYSVEVQTLR; encoded by the coding sequence ATGAGTCGCGTACGCGTTTTGGTCGGCACACGCAAAGGGGCGTTCATTCTAAACTCGGATGGGAAGCGGGCCAAGTGGGAGGTCAGCGGACCGTTCTTTGCCGGATGGGAAATCTATCATATGAAAGGCTCTCCCGCCGATCCGAATCGGATCTATGTCTCCCAGACCAGCAGCTGGTTCGGACAGATCATTCAGCGATCGGACGACGGCGGCAAAACCTGGCACCAGCCCGGCCTAAAGCCGGGGGAGCCGACCACGACCCCCGAGGGGATGCCGATGGCCGAGAGCAACAAGTTTGTTTACGACACCTCCCCCGAAACGGGCAAGCCGCTCACGACCCACCAGTGGTACGACGGCACGCAGCATCCGTGGGAGTTCAAGCGGGTCTGGCACCTGGAGCCGTCTTTGAACGATCCAAACACGGTCTATGCCGGCGTCGAAGACGCGGCGCTTTTTCGCACGACCGACGGCGGACAAAGTTGGCACGAGCTCGCGGGATTGCGGGGCCACGGCACCGGACCCCAATGGTCGCCCGGCGCGGGAGGGATGGGATTGCATACGATCCTGCTCGATCAAAAAAATCCGAATCGCATCTATATCGCGATCTCCGCCGCGGGGGTCTTCCGAACCGACGATGCCGGGAAGACGTGGAAACCGATCAACAAGGGGCTGACCTCTCAATACATTCCCGATCCCAAGGCCGAAATCGGTCATTGCGTTCACCGCATTGCCATGCACCCGTCGCGCCCCGACGTGCTCTATATGCAGAAGCATTGGGACGTCCTGCGGAGCGACAACGCCGGCGAGTTATGGCAGGAGGTGAGCGGGAATTTGCCGACCGACTTCGGGTTTGTGGTCGATGTCCATGCGCACGAGCCGAACACCATTTATGTCGTCCCGATCAAGAGCGATTCGGAGCATTTTCCGCTCGAGGGCAAGCTCCGCGTCTACCGCAGCCGCAACGGCGGAAATGAATGGGAAGCGCTGACAAAGGGACTCCCCCAAAGCAACTGCTACGTCAACGTCTTGCGCGATGCGATGGCGGTCGATTCGCTCGACTCCTGCGGGATTTATTTCGGCACCACCGGCGGACAGGTCTATGTGTCGCCCGACGGCGGGGAGAACTGGAGCGCCATCGTGCACGATCTTCCGGCCGTCTATTCGGTCGAAGTGCAGACATTAAGATGA
- a CDS encoding nuclear transport factor 2 family protein: MAKQQSVSVATLKTITDAFNAHDLDAIMAFFADDCSLDLPRGPDPWGRRFTGKAAVREGLATRFKGLPDVHYSDDRHWVSGNMGVSEWLLTGTTPDGVPVRVRGCDHWEFRDGKVIRKDSYWKIVEKPT, encoded by the coding sequence ATGGCTAAACAGCAATCAGTCTCCGTCGCAACATTGAAGACGATTACCGATGCGTTTAACGCCCACGATCTGGACGCCATCATGGCGTTCTTTGCCGACGATTGCTCGTTAGACCTCCCTCGGGGACCGGACCCCTGGGGGCGGCGCTTTACCGGTAAAGCGGCCGTGCGGGAGGGGTTAGCGACACGCTTTAAGGGTCTCCCGGACGTCCACTACAGTGATGACCGGCATTGGGTCAGCGGCAATATGGGCGTGTCGGAGTGGCTACTCACCGGCACGACACCCGACGGAGTTCCGGTTCGAGTACGCGGTTGCGACCACTGGGAGTTCCGGGACGGGAAGGTCATCAGGAAGGACTCGTACTGGAAGATCGTCGAGAAACCCACATAG
- a CDS encoding dihydrofolate reductase family protein — protein sequence MSKLRVESFSISIDGFGAGPHQSLENPLGVGGEALHEWVLPTATFQKMFGNEAGTTGTDNDYAARGFKNIGAWILGRNMFGPVRGPWPDEKWKGWWGENPPYHVPVFVLTHHPRPSISMEGGTTFHFVTDGIDAALAAAKKAANGLDVRVGGGVSTIRQYLKERWIDEMHVAISPILLGSGEPLFSGLNLVELGYQCVEHVATENATHVVLKRA from the coding sequence ATGAGCAAACTGCGGGTGGAAAGTTTCTCCATCTCGATCGACGGCTTCGGGGCGGGGCCCCATCAGAGCCTTGAGAATCCGTTGGGGGTCGGCGGAGAGGCGCTGCATGAATGGGTCTTACCGACGGCCACCTTTCAGAAGATGTTCGGAAACGAAGCCGGCACCACCGGAACGGACAATGACTATGCGGCGCGCGGCTTCAAAAATATCGGCGCATGGATTCTCGGCCGAAACATGTTCGGCCCGGTGCGCGGGCCCTGGCCGGATGAAAAATGGAAAGGATGGTGGGGAGAGAACCCGCCCTATCACGTGCCGGTGTTCGTTCTGACCCACCACCCCAGACCCTCCATTTCAATGGAAGGGGGCACCACCTTTCACTTCGTGACCGACGGGATTGATGCCGCATTGGCCGCGGCCAAGAAGGCGGCCAACGGCTTGGACGTTCGGGTCGGAGGGGGCGTTTCGACGATCCGGCAATATTTGAAGGAAAGATGGATCGATGAAATGCACGTCGCCATCTCTCCCATCCTTCTCGGATCGGGCGAGCCGCTCTTTTCCGGATTGAACCTGGTGGAGCTGGGGTACCAATGCGTCGAACATGTCGCAACAGAGAACGCGACCCATGTTGTGCTCAAGAGAGCATGA
- a CDS encoding class I SAM-dependent methyltransferase: MSQTEYVFQNTSFQAELNRLRSIEAIFDPATRRRLLSAGLKRGMRCLEVGAGAGSIMAWIASEIGPSGRVTAVDINTRFIGNPPPNVQLLSGDIQTVPLKPDSFNLIHARYVLVHIPEYQTVLQILWRSLKPGGSIVIEEPDFSAFRAIEGSDAGKRAFKNIHQAINQMYSSKGIDPALGMKLPILFQELGAKEVVVENDAPISRGGSDIAEMMRMSSIPLKEKYIATEKATPADIDDYEAFTADPDSAAIYYATIGVIGWKEGVA; the protein is encoded by the coding sequence ATGAGCCAGACCGAGTATGTTTTTCAAAACACGTCGTTTCAAGCCGAATTGAATCGTCTGAGATCGATCGAGGCGATCTTTGACCCCGCAACGCGCCGCCGACTCCTTTCCGCCGGCTTGAAAAGAGGAATGCGCTGCCTGGAAGTCGGGGCCGGCGCCGGCTCGATCATGGCCTGGATCGCCTCCGAGATCGGCCCCTCCGGCCGGGTGACCGCCGTCGATATCAACACGCGCTTCATCGGCAATCCGCCGCCGAATGTACAGCTCTTATCCGGCGACATTCAGACGGTCCCTTTGAAGCCCGATTCATTCAATCTGATTCACGCCCGCTACGTTCTGGTCCATATCCCGGAATATCAAACCGTCCTGCAAATCCTCTGGAGATCGCTGAAGCCGGGGGGAAGCATCGTCATCGAGGAGCCGGACTTTTCTGCCTTTCGCGCGATCGAAGGGAGCGACGCGGGAAAACGGGCCTTCAAAAACATCCACCAAGCCATCAACCAGATGTATTCTTCCAAAGGGATCGATCCCGCTTTGGGAATGAAGCTTCCGATCCTTTTTCAGGAGTTGGGAGCGAAAGAGGTCGTGGTTGAGAATGACGCCCCGATTTCCCGAGGCGGATCGGACATCGCCGAGATGATGAGGATGTCCTCGATCCCATTGAAGGAAAAATATATCGCCACGGAGAAAGCCACCCCGGCCGATATCGACGACTACGAAGCCTTCACCGCCGACCCCGATTCAGCGGCAATTTATTATGCGACCATCGGCGTCATCGGCTGGAAAGAGGGAGTGGCTTAA
- a CDS encoding DUF1801 domain-containing protein, whose translation MHDGYPTACVEDAPFGYVGVFRAHVNVGFFHGASLRDPARLLEGTGKYMRHVKLKPGIPIDSAALEALILAAYADIKERLSADEAGAEFQ comes from the coding sequence ATGCATGACGGGTATCCAACGGCGTGTGTAGAAGATGCCCCTTTCGGCTACGTCGGGGTCTTCAGGGCGCACGTCAACGTCGGCTTCTTCCACGGCGCATCGCTGCGCGACCCCGCCCGCCTGTTGGAGGGAACCGGAAAATACATGCGCCATGTAAAACTGAAACCGGGAATCCCCATCGACAGTGCGGCTTTGGAAGCCCTGATCCTCGCCGCGTACGCGGACATAAAAGAGCGGCTGAGCGCAGATGAGGCCGGAGCGGAGTTCCAATGA
- a CDS encoding DUF4145 domain-containing protein, translating to MADRSRFAKGIASLDLSHAERAVAFLWYYRQTQEFEERTASELANDLHDEGFPQPNVTRLNRDLGRSRLTIKGRRAGSFQIDVRHVSNLEEKYGQILKTKKVDVQDSVVPGEWVKGTRVYLETLVHQINGSYEYGFYDACAVLCRRLMESLIIEIYIHNSRHHEIQNSGVFLGLEKLIAHIRTDDKLMLGRNTSKTMTEVKQLGDTAAHDRVYITSKQDIDDVLARYRRMIQDLLAACGIRK from the coding sequence ATGGCTGATCGCTCACGCTTTGCCAAAGGCATAGCTTCGCTGGATCTGTCCCATGCGGAGAGAGCGGTTGCGTTCCTCTGGTATTACCGCCAAACTCAAGAATTTGAAGAGCGGACGGCTTCTGAACTTGCCAATGATCTTCACGACGAGGGTTTTCCCCAGCCGAATGTGACCCGATTAAATCGGGATCTTGGACGAAGCCGTCTTACCATAAAGGGTCGAAGGGCAGGGTCATTCCAGATTGACGTGCGGCATGTTTCCAATCTTGAAGAGAAGTACGGTCAGATCCTCAAAACGAAAAAGGTAGATGTTCAGGACTCTGTGGTTCCAGGGGAGTGGGTTAAAGGTACCCGGGTCTACCTTGAAACATTAGTTCATCAAATTAATGGTAGCTACGAGTATGGATTTTATGACGCTTGCGCAGTCCTATGTAGGCGTCTTATGGAGTCTCTAATTATCGAGATTTATATTCACAACAGTAGGCATCACGAGATCCAGAACAGTGGAGTATTTCTCGGTCTCGAGAAACTTATTGCACATATTCGGACGGACGATAAGCTCATGCTCGGGCGGAATACCTCAAAAACAATGACCGAGGTCAAGCAGCTTGGGGATACCGCAGCTCATGATCGAGTTTATATTACGAGCAAACAAGATATTGATGATGTGCTCGCTAGGTACCGTCGTATGATTCAGGATCTCTTAGCGGCTTGCGGAATTCGGAAATGA
- a CDS encoding tetratricopeptide repeat protein has protein sequence MYHVPLERLPVSNIKVLFSALILGVIFLGCAAMGVPATSDPDKKIGYAYMLFDRQQRPLPAERLIREAIEIYQEKNNDLGLAEAYRAYGFFFRSGALEKWHKHYESDGFMEEGATYANRHEKSIEYFEKSAAIFEKHHKNDALTNVHLNMGFTYEFANQPEKACDEYKKSLVSNQLHIKENPGVTFTLPEGFSSYEAYVTPMMDRLKCVK, from the coding sequence ATGTATCATGTTCCTTTGGAGAGACTACCTGTGTCCAATATAAAAGTGTTGTTTTCGGCTCTGATCCTTGGCGTTATCTTCCTTGGCTGTGCGGCGATGGGAGTACCAGCCACAAGCGATCCTGATAAAAAGATCGGATATGCATACATGCTATTTGATCGACAGCAAAGACCGCTACCAGCCGAACGGCTAATACGGGAGGCCATTGAAATTTATCAAGAGAAGAATAATGACCTCGGGCTAGCGGAGGCATATCGCGCATATGGGTTCTTTTTTCGATCCGGCGCTTTAGAGAAGTGGCACAAACACTACGAATCAGACGGCTTTATGGAAGAAGGCGCTACATACGCGAATCGGCATGAAAAATCGATTGAGTACTTTGAGAAATCGGCCGCAATTTTTGAGAAGCATCACAAAAACGATGCGCTGACGAATGTTCATCTCAATATGGGATTCACATATGAGTTCGCCAATCAACCTGAAAAAGCCTGTGATGAGTACAAGAAAAGCCTTGTCAGCAACCAGCTTCACATAAAAGAAAATCCCGGTGTTACATTTACGTTACCAGAAGGATTTTCCTCATACGAAGCGTATGTGACGCCCATGATGGATAGGTTGAAGTGTGTAAAATAG
- a CDS encoding DUF2442 domain-containing protein, with the protein MIHPIYRVRSFEILSPYTLRVEFDDNTEQTINFQPILAGELYKPLRDLTLFNQVRIDPEVHTLVWPNGADFDPATLHDWSRHIEALTERAKKWERALA; encoded by the coding sequence ATGATTCATCCAATTTATCGTGTCCGCTCTTTTGAAATTCTTTCGCCTTATACCTTGCGTGTAGAATTTGACGACAACACCGAACAAACGATCAACTTTCAGCCGATCCTGGCAGGAGAGCTGTACAAACCGCTGCGTGATCTGACTCTGTTTAACCAGGTTCGTATCGATCCTGAAGTTCATACGCTTGTTTGGCCGAACGGAGCGGATTTCGACCCGGCGACATTACACGACTGGTCTCGGCACATCGAGGCGTTGACGGAACGAGCGAAGAAGTGGGAACGTGCATTGGCATAG
- a CDS encoding DUF4160 domain-containing protein, with amino-acid sequence MPELSRFFGIIIRMFAEVDAPHHTPHFHAYYQDQVAVYGIDPIEMISGSLPKRQQRLVEAWAELHQGELTADWNLLQSGRRPTPIEPLK; translated from the coding sequence ATGCCGGAACTCAGTAGGTTTTTCGGAATCATCATTCGTATGTTTGCAGAGGTCGATGCGCCGCATCATACACCCCATTTTCATGCTTACTACCAAGATCAGGTCGCGGTCTACGGTATTGATCCGATTGAAATGATTTCGGGATCTCTGCCGAAGCGTCAACAACGTCTGGTGGAAGCCTGGGCAGAGCTACATCAGGGAGAGTTAACGGCCGACTGGAATTTGTTGCAGTCCGGCCGGAGGCCTACTCCCATTGAGCCGTTGAAATAG
- a CDS encoding YgiT-type zinc finger protein, whose amino-acid sequence MKPFEKCLICGGDLVEKEVEKILRGGVHTAVLKVHAEVCLHCGERLYSQETVRRFEEIRAKLERQETADFEPLGQSFKVM is encoded by the coding sequence ATGAAGCCCTTTGAGAAATGTCTAATTTGTGGCGGCGACCTGGTTGAGAAAGAGGTCGAAAAGATCTTACGTGGCGGGGTCCACACGGCGGTCTTGAAAGTGCATGCCGAGGTTTGTCTTCATTGCGGTGAGCGCCTTTATTCTCAAGAGACGGTCAGGCGGTTTGAGGAAATCAGAGCCAAACTGGAACGCCAGGAAACGGCGGACTTTGAGCCGCTGGGACAATCGTTTAAGGTGATGTGA